Proteins encoded by one window of Ramlibacter tataouinensis:
- a CDS encoding C1 family peptidase: MTAIVDLTAGLLPLRNQGTRPTCMAIAFSELHQFAKGLTEHLSAEYLYRAAARRMPTWVPDAEGLSLGSGVDALANDGQPIEVACPYQPQEPVEMPPALPILGSGSVYTANSSAAWMDLDAVTDRIKDGKPVGVLVHVTDTFLDPKSDIVADSTLVPTSGSHAVVAAGYGTHKISKEPHVLVRNSWGPNWGKQGMAWLPRAYLLKHGIAYFEVQ; encoded by the coding sequence GTGACAGCAATCGTGGATCTCACGGCAGGACTGCTGCCACTGCGAAATCAGGGAACCCGGCCCACGTGCATGGCCATTGCATTCTCCGAGCTACACCAGTTTGCAAAGGGATTAACCGAGCACCTCAGCGCCGAGTACCTGTATCGCGCGGCAGCGCGACGAATGCCCACTTGGGTTCCTGACGCCGAGGGGCTCTCCTTAGGTTCTGGCGTAGATGCACTCGCGAACGATGGCCAACCAATCGAAGTGGCGTGCCCATACCAGCCCCAAGAGCCGGTGGAAATGCCTCCTGCACTTCCGATCCTTGGGTCAGGCTCGGTCTACACTGCAAATTCCTCGGCTGCCTGGATGGACCTTGACGCCGTAACTGACCGCATCAAAGATGGCAAGCCAGTTGGCGTCTTGGTGCACGTCACCGACACCTTCCTGGATCCGAAGTCCGACATCGTGGCGGACTCGACTTTAGTGCCCACGAGCGGTAGCCACGCGGTTGTCGCTGCTGGCTACGGGACGCACAAGATCAGCAAAGAACCGCACGTTCTTGTGCGGAATTCCTGGGGTCCGAATTGGGGCAAGCAGGGAATGGCTTGGCTGCCTCGTGCCTACCTGCTTAAGCACGGCATTGCGTACTTCGAGGTGCAGTGA
- a CDS encoding nucleoside triphosphate pyrophosphohydrolase family protein, producing the protein MKLRGRARRHRGEAGMEGAAHEKQTLREYADQARKTDRFQGRPPHEHYEKLSFGFFGEMGGLLAALKKLQRDAVVLTTKQAASEELGDALWYLVSAARVGGVEPTLLGTHAYDFLRARFQEAAHKRSTETTWHELDSLCGLHHRSLERQREALLREAAALSGELMRIDFERLSAMDAGDRGTLFGKVTAHLAILSASFGLTLSEVAKSNLDKTFDRWPDGVPTYEMPSHGGEAFEQFPPELHVTFIERKVSGRRVVVQQIHGLNIGDPLTDNSHRPDGYRFHDVFHLAYAVHLGWSPVIRALLKLKRKSDKRLDENEDGARAIIIEEGIATWIFNNAPHDLYRNTELGRVDYGLLRQVRSMVQGFEIKDLPLWQWERAILNGFEVFRQLYDKRGGVVIANLKDHTMTYEPLSPSEATA; encoded by the coding sequence ATGAAGCTGCGCGGGCGGGCGCGGCGACATAGAGGGGAGGCGGGGATGGAGGGTGCAGCGCACGAGAAGCAAACCCTGCGCGAGTACGCGGACCAAGCGCGCAAGACGGATCGTTTCCAGGGCCGCCCGCCTCATGAACACTACGAGAAACTCTCGTTCGGCTTCTTCGGCGAAATGGGCGGCTTGCTCGCCGCTCTGAAGAAGCTGCAGCGCGATGCTGTCGTACTCACGACGAAGCAGGCCGCCTCCGAAGAACTTGGCGACGCGCTCTGGTACCTCGTGAGCGCCGCACGTGTGGGTGGTGTTGAGCCGACGTTGCTTGGCACCCACGCCTACGACTTTCTTCGTGCGCGGTTCCAGGAAGCAGCGCACAAGCGCAGCACGGAGACCACGTGGCACGAGTTGGATAGCTTGTGTGGCCTGCACCACCGCAGCTTGGAACGGCAGCGGGAGGCACTCCTGCGGGAGGCTGCAGCCCTTAGTGGTGAGCTGATGCGCATAGACTTCGAGCGTCTGAGTGCAATGGATGCCGGTGACCGCGGCACACTTTTCGGGAAAGTCACGGCGCACTTGGCCATTCTAAGCGCCAGTTTCGGCCTCACGCTGTCTGAAGTCGCGAAGTCAAACCTGGATAAAACGTTCGACCGTTGGCCTGACGGTGTTCCGACTTACGAGATGCCTTCGCATGGTGGGGAGGCGTTTGAGCAGTTTCCTCCAGAGCTGCATGTGACGTTCATCGAGCGGAAGGTGAGCGGCCGCCGCGTCGTTGTGCAGCAGATTCACGGTCTCAACATCGGCGATCCGCTGACGGACAACAGCCACCGGCCCGACGGGTACCGCTTCCACGACGTGTTCCACCTCGCCTATGCGGTGCATCTCGGGTGGTCACCAGTGATACGGGCACTGCTGAAGCTCAAGCGAAAGAGCGACAAGCGGCTTGACGAGAACGAGGATGGCGCTCGGGCGATCATCATCGAAGAAGGCATTGCCACCTGGATCTTCAACAACGCTCCGCACGATCTCTACAGAAACACGGAACTCGGCCGGGTGGACTATGGCTTGCTGCGTCAGGTGCGTAGCATGGTCCAAGGGTTCGAAATCAAGGATCTCCCCTTATGGCAGTGGGAGCGCGCGATTCTGAACGGGTTTGAGGTGTTCCGACAACTCTACGACAAGCGCGGAGGCGTTGTCATTGCGAATCTCAAGGACCACACGATGACGTACGAGCCACTTTCCCCAAGCGAGGCAACAGCATGA
- a CDS encoding helix-turn-helix domain-containing protein: protein MSGEPDRREEIARRLREAREYLGLSQDQVARALNLSRPAITNLENGSREVKALELDALSRIYGKSVTYFLEGESADFVREQLDFVARRLKGLSEQDLRQVARFADFLRASPKSSKKR, encoded by the coding sequence ATGAGCGGCGAACCCGATCGTCGGGAGGAGATTGCGCGCCGTCTGCGCGAGGCACGCGAGTACCTCGGACTATCTCAAGATCAAGTCGCCAGGGCCCTGAACTTGTCCAGGCCTGCCATCACCAATCTCGAGAACGGTAGCCGGGAGGTCAAGGCCCTGGAACTTGACGCGTTGTCACGCATTTACGGCAAGTCGGTTACGTACTTCCTCGAAGGTGAATCAGCGGACTTCGTGCGCGAGCAATTGGATTTCGTCGCGCGCCGGCTCAAGGGTCTGTCTGAACAGGATCTGCGCCAAGTCGCCCGTTTCGCCGACTTCCTGCGCGCATCCCCTAAGTCTTCGAAGAAGCGCTGA
- a CDS encoding ImmA/IrrE family metallo-endopeptidase — protein MLPRSTVMAVRKLAARVLNDYQVKQFIEETGRTRVDPIELAEKAGVFVMLQPLQSLLGAFLREERAGIILNSERPAGLIHMTCAHELGHYFLNHSTTADERVDYGDGGSRQEQEAEEFAYALLTPGWLLASVVNRRGWGRTLNEPAVLYQLSLRLGLSYEATIWSLLRSKHLSPDQARALAKIQPAAVKRRIAPPDFQPQPGRDVWLLTEADAGSWIEPRPGDAVFLDLPSRISAGFTWSLVGESGQEYALKPVPARLPPKPDSPLDIVVGAPARINYQVEFAVAAERRSAPLKLAQKQPWNPATPTIWELSLTTGPERIEKGLSDGSKEMQISEARE, from the coding sequence ATGCTGCCGCGCTCCACCGTTATGGCTGTTCGCAAGCTCGCGGCGCGAGTTCTGAACGACTATCAAGTTAAGCAGTTTATCGAGGAGACAGGACGAACAAGGGTCGATCCGATCGAACTCGCCGAAAAGGCGGGCGTCTTCGTGATGCTTCAGCCGCTGCAGTCCTTGCTGGGCGCGTTCTTGCGAGAAGAGCGCGCCGGCATCATCCTGAACTCCGAGCGGCCGGCCGGTTTAATTCACATGACTTGCGCCCACGAACTGGGGCACTACTTTCTCAATCATTCGACGACGGCAGACGAGAGGGTCGACTACGGCGACGGGGGCTCGCGCCAGGAGCAAGAGGCTGAAGAATTCGCCTATGCACTCCTTACTCCCGGCTGGCTGCTTGCGAGCGTCGTCAACCGACGCGGATGGGGCAGGACCCTGAATGAACCGGCCGTGCTCTATCAGCTCTCGCTGCGCCTCGGTCTGAGCTATGAGGCCACCATCTGGTCCCTCTTGCGCAGCAAGCATCTGTCCCCCGACCAGGCACGTGCGCTCGCCAAGATCCAGCCGGCTGCGGTCAAGAGGCGGATTGCCCCGCCTGACTTCCAACCGCAGCCCGGACGCGACGTGTGGCTTTTGACGGAAGCCGACGCTGGATCGTGGATTGAGCCACGGCCAGGCGATGCAGTCTTCCTTGATTTGCCAAGCCGCATCTCCGCGGGCTTCACATGGTCGCTGGTGGGCGAGTCGGGTCAGGAGTACGCACTCAAGCCCGTCCCGGCGCGCTTGCCACCCAAGCCTGACAGCCCGCTGGACATCGTAGTTGGCGCGCCGGCGCGCATCAACTATCAAGTGGAGTTCGCCGTCGCTGCTGAAAGGCGAAGCGCTCCCCTGAAGCTCGCGCAGAAGCAACCCTGGAATCCGGCTACGCCCACGATCTGGGAACTCAGTCTTACAACAGGCCCGGAACGCATCGAGAAAGGCTTGTCGGACGGCAGCAAAGAAATGCAGATCTCGGAGGCGAGGGAATGA
- a CDS encoding uracil-DNA glycosylase, translated as MNAATFVRELGSLTMPSVFNPYHDTCLVYDRSDAPAVRRKNLRSILSAALALEVDTIWMGRDLGYRGGRRTGLALTDERHLSAMPRAYPGAVVQRSTHGPEVTERTAAEIWAVLMQLDRPPLLWNVFPFHPHEEQDPFTNRKFTRAELDQVDQLNAALIDWLGVCHIVAIGQDAAGYAKKFGVKVSCVRHPSYGGIADFRRGISELYGIPITSPASSAAQRALF; from the coding sequence ATGAATGCAGCAACGTTCGTTCGGGAGCTTGGCTCCCTGACGATGCCCAGCGTTTTCAACCCTTATCACGACACATGCCTCGTCTACGACCGAAGCGATGCCCCGGCGGTCAGGCGCAAAAATCTGCGTTCGATCCTGTCAGCGGCGCTCGCGCTGGAGGTGGACACGATCTGGATGGGCCGCGATCTCGGCTATCGCGGCGGCCGGCGTACCGGCTTGGCGCTGACCGATGAAAGACACCTCAGTGCGATGCCTCGCGCCTACCCTGGCGCGGTGGTTCAGCGATCCACTCACGGTCCCGAAGTGACGGAGCGCACCGCAGCGGAGATCTGGGCCGTTCTCATGCAACTGGATCGCCCCCCTCTCCTATGGAACGTGTTCCCGTTCCACCCACACGAAGAACAAGACCCCTTCACCAACCGCAAGTTCACGAGGGCCGAACTGGACCAGGTCGACCAGCTCAACGCAGCGCTAATCGATTGGCTGGGCGTTTGCCACATCGTCGCCATAGGTCAGGACGCGGCCGGCTACGCCAAGAAGTTCGGGGTGAAGGTCTCTTGCGTGCGCCACCCCAGCTACGGTGGGATTGCCGACTTCCGACGCGGCATCTCTGAGCTGTACGGAATCCCTATCACCAGCCCCGCTTCCAGCGCAGCGCAGCGCGCGCTGTTCTAG